One genomic segment of Novosphingobium sp. RL4 includes these proteins:
- a CDS encoding SDR family oxidoreductase, whose translation MRVLVVGAGGFIGRHLVGRLVVEGLQVVAAGREPKSLSRRLAGVETIACDLARDDRAQWAERLRGVDAIVNCAGIIGRGADYAGVHEHGATALFDAALAAGVGRVIQVSALGADHTGVTPYHRSKRAADDYLARLGADGTVMGWAVVRPSLVLGRGGASMALFAALAALPIVPRLGTGQWQVQPIHVDDLVDILLRLLRAPAPLHHRLDAVGPEPMTTDELTAVIRRWLGRGRAPQLAVPRNLLALAARLGIGPATPESLAMLEAGNTAPMAHLLEATEGRPSPVEQMLALHPATAADVAAARLAPVIPVARWLLALVWLAGGLVSIGAAPGFAIDAWLAKLGLGGAAAFAVLWAGSLADIAVGLAIAARRHGAALAGVALMGVYTAILTTIAPELWADPFGPLVKNLAVLGLSLVVHVLEMRRG comes from the coding sequence ATGCGGGTACTCGTCGTCGGAGCCGGAGGCTTCATCGGGCGGCATCTGGTAGGACGGCTGGTAGTCGAAGGACTGCAGGTCGTCGCTGCCGGGCGCGAACCGAAGAGCCTGTCGCGCAGGCTTGCAGGTGTGGAAACCATCGCCTGCGATCTCGCCCGCGACGATCGCGCGCAATGGGCCGAAAGGCTGCGCGGGGTCGACGCGATCGTGAACTGCGCCGGGATCATCGGACGGGGAGCCGACTATGCCGGCGTGCACGAACACGGTGCCACAGCGCTGTTCGACGCGGCTCTCGCGGCAGGGGTCGGCAGGGTGATCCAGGTTTCGGCGCTGGGGGCTGACCACACCGGCGTCACGCCTTACCATCGCAGCAAGCGCGCGGCGGACGATTATCTCGCGCGGCTCGGAGCGGATGGGACAGTGATGGGCTGGGCGGTCGTGCGGCCGTCGCTGGTGCTCGGCAGGGGGGGCGCGAGCATGGCGTTGTTCGCGGCGCTCGCCGCCTTGCCCATCGTTCCGCGTCTCGGAACCGGGCAATGGCAGGTGCAGCCGATCCATGTCGACGATCTCGTCGATATCCTGCTGCGTCTGCTTCGAGCGCCTGCCCCGCTGCATCATCGCCTCGATGCCGTTGGGCCTGAGCCGATGACCACCGATGAACTGACCGCCGTCATCCGGCGCTGGCTGGGCCGGGGCAGGGCGCCGCAGCTTGCTGTCCCCCGCAATCTGCTGGCGCTGGCCGCTCGCCTCGGGATCGGTCCGGCGACACCGGAGAGCCTGGCAATGCTGGAGGCGGGGAATACCGCGCCGATGGCGCACCTTCTTGAAGCGACGGAGGGCAGGCCCAGCCCCGTCGAGCAGATGCTTGCATTGCATCCGGCGACGGCGGCCGACGTGGCGGCAGCCCGGCTGGCGCCGGTGATCCCGGTGGCGCGGTGGTTGCTGGCGCTGGTCTGGCTCGCAGGGGGACTGGTCTCGATCGGAGCGGCGCCGGGCTTCGCGATCGATGCCTGGCTCGCAAAGCTGGGATTGGGCGGCGCGGCTGCTTTCGCCGTGCTCTGGGCCGGATCGCTGGCCGACATTGCGGTGGGACTGGCCATTGCGGCCCGGCGGCACGGTGCCGCGCTTGCGGGCGTGGCGCTGATGGGCGTCTATACCGCGATCCTCACCACGATCGCCCCCGAACTCTGGGCGGACCCGTTCGGGCCGCTCGTCAAGAACCTTGCCGTGCTCGGCCTTTCGCTGGTCGTGCATGTTCTGGAGATGCGCCGTGGATGA
- a CDS encoding ATP-binding protein, which produces MDTAIGITAYVGALTLTAIASFLLGGFVLMRARKLPGSSLLAAFLAGVGIWSIAQVAPAVIGLRAGPFTVPLIALSPLPAAAFVHLVFAFALCGSLRPVALASYALASFAALVGLLFGVGEVIPWHGFAGFFVPSPVGWGVLGVAAILSVAGHLRLLRVWRRQAGLQGQQAGAVFVSSLLGLAALSGFAFPAFGIDAYPWPVLLLPLYSVALVYGIVRHNFMLADVWARRALVWLLLIAGAGGASVFIAALPLALADRPVGFLATWTALAATLMLGLAILTPLKRMADRFVFPGARIEEADIAGWRDLLAQASDETELTAMANELLQRHLALPAGGPDLRIDGDSVSLRGWEDAPAATRHAAERFAEIAAESARRLSSARRLVDAEREARLAELGALAATVAHDLRNPLGIVQMAATAAPPGVRAEIGEQVARMNALVTDILDYARAWTIAPRPLRLSELLTSFGVDTQVPPDLEVMADRMALVRALTNLIDNARAMGTQVSVIAEDGRAVTIDVCDDGPGIAPEIAANLFRPFVSRRPGGTGLGLAIVRRIMEAHGGTVTLADRPGWSTCFRLTFERAL; this is translated from the coding sequence ATGGATACAGCGATCGGCATCACTGCCTACGTCGGCGCGCTCACGCTGACAGCGATTGCCAGCTTCCTGCTGGGAGGCTTCGTGCTGATGCGCGCCCGAAAGCTGCCGGGATCGTCACTGCTCGCCGCCTTCCTTGCCGGAGTGGGCATCTGGAGCATCGCGCAAGTGGCGCCGGCCGTCATCGGCCTGCGGGCCGGGCCGTTCACCGTCCCCCTCATCGCTCTCTCGCCCCTGCCCGCTGCTGCCTTCGTTCACCTTGTCTTTGCATTCGCGCTATGCGGATCGTTGCGCCCTGTCGCGCTGGCAAGCTATGCCCTGGCAAGCTTCGCCGCCTTGGTCGGGCTCCTCTTCGGGGTCGGCGAGGTCATACCCTGGCACGGGTTTGCGGGCTTCTTCGTCCCTTCGCCGGTGGGATGGGGTGTGCTGGGCGTGGCGGCCATCCTGTCGGTCGCGGGACATCTGCGGCTCCTCCGGGTCTGGCGGCGGCAGGCCGGGCTGCAGGGACAACAGGCCGGCGCCGTATTCGTCTCCAGCCTGCTTGGCCTCGCGGCTCTCTCCGGCTTTGCCTTTCCCGCGTTCGGGATCGATGCCTACCCATGGCCGGTACTGCTCCTGCCCCTCTATTCGGTTGCGCTCGTCTACGGCATCGTGCGCCACAACTTCATGCTGGCCGATGTCTGGGCACGCCGCGCCCTGGTCTGGCTGCTGCTCATCGCGGGGGCCGGAGGGGCAAGCGTGTTCATCGCCGCATTGCCGCTGGCCCTTGCGGATCGTCCGGTGGGTTTCCTCGCGACCTGGACCGCACTGGCCGCCACGCTCATGCTGGGACTGGCGATCCTCACTCCGCTCAAGCGCATGGCCGATCGCTTCGTCTTTCCCGGCGCGCGGATCGAAGAAGCGGACATCGCGGGATGGCGCGACCTTCTGGCACAGGCTTCCGACGAGACAGAACTGACGGCCATGGCCAATGAGCTGCTGCAACGACACCTTGCGCTTCCTGCAGGGGGGCCCGACCTTCGGATAGACGGGGATTCCGTCTCCCTGCGCGGTTGGGAAGATGCCCCCGCAGCCACCCGCCACGCTGCCGAGCGCTTCGCCGAGATTGCCGCCGAAAGCGCAAGGCGCCTGTCCTCCGCACGCCGCCTCGTCGATGCGGAACGCGAAGCGCGCCTTGCCGAACTGGGCGCTCTTGCGGCAACGGTGGCGCACGATCTGCGAAACCCGCTGGGCATCGTCCAGATGGCCGCCACAGCCGCACCGCCCGGCGTCCGCGCCGAAATCGGCGAGCAGGTGGCGCGGATGAACGCGCTCGTCACCGATATTCTCGACTATGCCCGCGCCTGGACGATCGCCCCCCGGCCGCTGCGTCTGAGTGAACTGCTCACCTCGTTCGGGGTGGATACCCAGGTGCCGCCGGACCTAGAAGTGATGGCGGACCGGATGGCCCTGGTCAGGGCACTGACGAACCTGATCGACAATGCCCGCGCCATGGGGACACAGGTATCGGTGATCGCCGAGGATGGTCGCGCCGTCACCATCGACGTCTGCGATGATGGCCCGGGCATCGCGCCCGAAATCGCGGCAAACCTGTTCCGCCCCTTCGTGTCTCGCCGTCCGGGAGGGACGGGCCTTGGCCTCGCCATCGTCCGGCGGATCATGGAGGCACACGGCGGCACCGTGACACTCGCCGACCGCCCCGGCTGGTCAACCTGCTTTCGCCTGACTTTCGAGAGAGCCCTATGA
- a CDS encoding sigma-54 dependent transcriptional regulator, producing the protein MILLADDEPAFQRLTAGWLRSLGHEVITAGDGDTARSAFEAHGADVVLLDLAMPPHHDPEAGLALIRQFAPSPVVVMTGHADQPLALKAIEAGAWDFLAKPVDPDMLKVVVERALERARLARELAAAQAREHAAEDMGLIGQSQAMVSLRDLIRRVAPTALPVMVLGPSGTGKELVARAIHAASPRAARTLVPVHCGAVPADLLESELFGHLKGSFTGAHADRPGLVETASHGTLFLDEIGEMPAAMQVKLLRFLADGSYQPVGARDVRHANVRIIAATHRDLAAAVAEGSFREDLYYRLKGVVLKVPALEDRAGDVALLARVFLRRIDGAPAHFAPGALEWLEGHGWPGNVRELRSVVECAAALAPQSPGGRVIGIADLAFAMGEDAATAVAESPPPSSRQSLQEEVMELERRRITEALERTGHNHTHTARELGLSRVGLLKKMDRMALR; encoded by the coding sequence ATGATCCTGCTGGCCGATGACGAACCCGCATTCCAGCGCCTGACCGCCGGATGGCTGCGCTCGCTGGGACACGAGGTGATCACCGCAGGTGACGGCGACACGGCGCGGTCCGCCTTCGAGGCCCATGGAGCCGACGTGGTCCTGCTGGACCTCGCAATGCCGCCTCACCACGATCCCGAAGCCGGTCTCGCCCTGATCCGCCAATTCGCGCCCTCTCCGGTCGTGGTGATGACAGGCCACGCGGACCAGCCCCTCGCGCTCAAGGCGATCGAGGCGGGTGCATGGGATTTCCTCGCCAAGCCAGTCGACCCGGACATGCTCAAGGTCGTCGTCGAACGCGCGCTGGAACGCGCGCGTCTGGCCCGGGAACTCGCCGCGGCCCAGGCCCGCGAACATGCCGCCGAAGACATGGGCCTTATCGGCCAATCGCAGGCCATGGTGTCCTTGCGCGACCTGATCCGCCGCGTGGCCCCCACTGCCTTGCCGGTCATGGTGCTGGGGCCGAGCGGCACCGGCAAGGAACTCGTGGCGCGGGCGATACACGCTGCCTCGCCGCGCGCGGCGCGCACGCTGGTCCCGGTCCATTGCGGCGCGGTTCCGGCGGACCTGCTCGAAAGCGAATTGTTCGGCCACCTCAAGGGCAGCTTCACCGGGGCCCACGCCGACCGACCCGGGCTTGTCGAAACCGCGTCGCACGGAACCCTGTTCCTTGACGAAATCGGTGAGATGCCGGCGGCGATGCAGGTCAAGCTGCTGCGCTTTCTCGCCGATGGCAGCTACCAGCCGGTCGGCGCACGGGACGTTCGTCATGCGAATGTCCGGATAATTGCCGCCACGCACCGCGACCTTGCCGCCGCCGTGGCCGAGGGCAGCTTCCGCGAGGATCTCTACTACCGGTTGAAAGGCGTCGTCCTCAAGGTGCCGGCCCTTGAGGACCGAGCCGGAGACGTGGCGCTGCTGGCCAGGGTGTTCCTGCGGCGCATCGATGGTGCTCCCGCCCATTTTGCGCCCGGCGCACTGGAATGGCTGGAAGGCCATGGCTGGCCCGGAAACGTGCGCGAACTGCGTTCGGTAGTCGAATGCGCCGCCGCGCTGGCCCCCCAGAGCCCCGGTGGCAGGGTCATCGGCATCGCCGACCTCGCCTTCGCCATGGGAGAGGATGCCGCAACGGCCGTCGCCGAAAGCCCGCCGCCTTCCTCCCGCCAGTCGTTGCAGGAGGAAGTGATGGAACTGGAACGGCGGCGCATCACCGAAGCGCTGGAACGCACGGGCCACAATCACACGCATACCGCGCGTGAACTGGGCCTCTCCCGGGTAGGCCTGCTCAAGAAGATGGACCGGATGGCACTGCGCTAG
- a CDS encoding RNA polymerase sigma factor encodes MADRALKRLYLTHKRSVQDYLTRKLRDPVLAADLTQDAFVRIAESGRLDTIGNARSYLYRTAHNLAIDHVRKPERRYTEHADDERIANVPEDIPAVDDTVAARQTLERLHDVVGELPERTRHVFVLNKIEGLSYAETADRLGISESSVQKHLRMALAHAIKRLKLQ; translated from the coding sequence TTGGCGGATCGGGCGCTGAAACGCCTGTATCTGACGCATAAGCGCTCGGTGCAGGATTATCTTACACGGAAGCTGCGAGACCCGGTTCTGGCCGCAGACCTCACTCAGGATGCTTTCGTGCGGATCGCGGAGAGCGGACGGCTGGATACGATCGGCAATGCCCGGTCCTATCTCTATCGCACCGCGCACAACCTCGCGATAGACCACGTCCGCAAGCCGGAACGGCGCTACACCGAACACGCGGATGACGAGCGTATTGCCAATGTCCCCGAAGACATCCCCGCGGTGGACGACACCGTCGCGGCCCGGCAAACGCTGGAACGCCTGCATGACGTAGTAGGCGAGTTACCGGAACGAACCCGGCATGTGTTCGTGCTGAACAAGATCGAGGGCCTCAGCTATGCCGAGACGGCAGACCGCCTCGGCATTTCGGAGAGTTCCGTGCAAAAGCACCTGCGTATGGCGCTGGCCCATGCGATCAAGCGCCTGAAGCTCCAATAG
- a CDS encoding FecR family protein yields MNSETPADGQRIDDIAVEWIIRLGGEPLGEHEKQALDAWLQADRRHAAAFAHARSTWASLGALAEHPGRLLEDLPPAAHAVAPSLRNRALHRIVSAGAIAACAALLIGTGSLWYGDPLTMLRADYRTGTGETRMVTLADGSRVQLGPDSAIAARFSGTERRVDLLAGVAAFAAVPKARAGNRPFIVSAANGEARALGTRFIVDRVPGSVSVTVAQHQVRVSASGGSTARAAVLSPGQQVEYGAGGLRVTRRIDVDQALSWQRGRLIVNAAPLGDAVARFNRYRHGRIVVARSALATRKVSGVFDTNDIQGAVATIAGELKLRTMRVGPLLTLLY; encoded by the coding sequence ATGAACAGCGAAACACCTGCCGACGGGCAGCGGATCGACGATATCGCGGTGGAATGGATCATCCGGCTCGGCGGCGAACCTCTCGGCGAGCATGAAAAGCAGGCGCTAGATGCCTGGCTCCAGGCAGATCGTCGCCATGCGGCGGCCTTTGCCCACGCCAGATCGACCTGGGCCAGTCTCGGCGCCCTTGCCGAACATCCCGGCCGCCTGCTGGAAGACTTGCCCCCCGCAGCTCACGCGGTGGCTCCCAGCTTGCGGAACCGCGCCTTGCACCGGATCGTGAGCGCGGGTGCCATCGCCGCCTGCGCGGCCCTCCTCATCGGCACGGGCTCGCTGTGGTACGGCGATCCGCTGACCATGTTGCGGGCCGACTATCGCACCGGAACCGGAGAAACCCGGATGGTGACGCTGGCGGACGGATCGCGCGTGCAACTAGGCCCGGACAGCGCCATAGCCGCGCGGTTCAGCGGAACGGAACGCCGCGTCGATCTTCTGGCGGGGGTCGCAGCCTTTGCAGCCGTTCCGAAAGCACGGGCGGGGAATCGTCCCTTCATCGTGTCGGCCGCCAACGGCGAGGCACGCGCCCTGGGCACCCGCTTCATCGTGGACCGCGTTCCCGGATCGGTGAGCGTGACCGTGGCGCAGCACCAGGTCCGCGTTTCGGCGAGCGGCGGATCGACGGCCCGCGCGGCCGTCCTGTCGCCCGGACAGCAGGTCGAATATGGCGCAGGCGGTCTCAGAGTAACGCGGCGGATCGACGTGGATCAGGCCCTGAGTTGGCAGCGCGGACGCCTGATCGTCAATGCGGCGCCACTGGGAGATGCGGTCGCCCGGTTCAACCGTTACCGTCACGGCCGCATAGTGGTGGCGCGGTCCGCGCTGGCAACGCGCAAGGTCAGCGGCGTCTTCGATACCAACGACATCCAGGGCGCAGTGGCGACGATCGCAGGCGAGCTCAAACTCCGGACCATGCGGGTGGGTCCGCTCCTGACGCTTCTCTACTGA
- a CDS encoding TonB-dependent siderophore receptor: protein MGVGYMGTANGGYRAASLATASVLALLAGGFALPVAAGAQAPVAARQGQVAFDIPAQDLNRALLTLTDKAGLQIFYDLEKVSGKQSTAVRGNFAPAEALSRLLSGTGLTFRFLNGNRVQIEPAPKSGDGAVQLGPVRVEGAGDAATGLAASSASDMLSSEGSRSYTARGAVTSSKLPLTLRETPQSVTVITRQQIEDRNFMTIDDAVEAATGMSATTANLGSNTFNARGFSVGATQIDGIPGAGGTTGGYTPNSAMFDRIEIVRGAAGLVTGTGNPGGVVNLVRKRPLEEQRYGLVLHAGSWNQFRAEADISVPVTDWLRVRGVAAYEDRKFFVDLQHAKRPLFYGIAEVDATSTTLVTLGASYEENRTDSFFNSGLPLYSDGTDPHLPRSSRGLAPGWNFFDVEASNIFGSVEQQLGGAWKARVSANKQHWMQVYVSPNINAAIDPVTGIGPRLTSSISKIYNPRDRLGFDGQVSGDVRLFGRSHEVMLGASYASETVKKPKTAVGTVVPVVQSIFDADPWATPEPDFPEPTPTGRYSKTEETGIYGVARLNIADPLKIILGGRLSTYKTDTRANLTSAHALTKESNVFTPYGGIILDVSRNWSVYASYADIFRVQNTLYTADGTTLEPAVGANYEFGVKGEFYGGKLNTSFALFRIVESNRSQQDPDNPAPCAGSPTGDACYVADGKVRGQGFETEISGEVVPGLQVIAGYTYTDTKYLRDRTATGAPSANEGLAFNTTTPKHLLRVWSTYTLPGKLDRLTVGGGVNAQSRIYRLSGIYTIEQKAYALVSARVAFDVNEHVKLAVNANNVFDKRYYQRIGTLASDNRYGEPRSVLFNARFTY from the coding sequence ATGGGGGTTGGTTACATGGGGACCGCAAACGGCGGGTACCGGGCCGCGAGTCTTGCAACGGCAAGCGTTCTGGCGCTGCTTGCCGGGGGCTTCGCGCTTCCCGTGGCAGCGGGTGCGCAGGCCCCGGTCGCTGCGCGGCAGGGACAGGTCGCGTTCGACATTCCGGCGCAGGACCTGAACAGAGCGCTGCTCACGCTTACCGACAAGGCCGGGCTCCAGATTTTCTACGACCTGGAAAAGGTCTCCGGAAAGCAGAGCACGGCCGTTCGCGGCAATTTCGCGCCGGCAGAGGCGCTCTCGCGGCTGCTGTCGGGAACCGGCCTGACGTTCCGCTTCCTCAACGGCAACCGGGTCCAGATCGAACCCGCGCCGAAATCGGGCGACGGCGCGGTGCAACTCGGTCCGGTCCGTGTCGAGGGCGCCGGAGACGCCGCAACCGGACTTGCCGCCAGTTCCGCATCGGACATGCTCTCGTCGGAAGGGTCGCGCTCCTATACGGCCCGCGGAGCCGTCACGTCCTCCAAACTGCCGCTGACGCTTCGGGAAACGCCGCAATCGGTCACGGTCATCACCCGCCAGCAGATCGAAGACCGCAACTTCATGACGATCGACGACGCGGTCGAGGCGGCAACCGGGATGTCCGCCACCACGGCCAACCTCGGTTCGAACACCTTCAACGCGCGCGGTTTCTCGGTCGGCGCAACCCAGATCGACGGTATCCCCGGCGCGGGCGGAACGACGGGCGGATACACGCCCAATTCCGCGATGTTCGACCGGATCGAAATCGTGCGAGGCGCGGCGGGGCTGGTCACGGGCACGGGCAACCCCGGCGGCGTCGTCAACCTCGTGCGCAAGCGTCCGCTGGAAGAACAGCGATACGGGCTCGTCCTTCACGCCGGCAGCTGGAACCAGTTTCGCGCCGAAGCGGACATCAGTGTCCCGGTAACCGACTGGCTTCGCGTGCGCGGGGTCGCGGCTTACGAGGACCGCAAGTTCTTCGTGGACCTGCAACACGCCAAGCGGCCGCTGTTCTACGGCATCGCCGAGGTCGATGCGACCTCGACCACGCTTGTGACCCTGGGCGCAAGCTATGAGGAGAACCGGACCGACAGCTTCTTCAACAGCGGCCTGCCGCTCTATTCCGACGGTACCGACCCCCATCTGCCGCGCTCCTCACGCGGGCTCGCTCCCGGATGGAACTTCTTCGATGTCGAGGCGAGCAACATCTTCGGCAGCGTCGAACAGCAACTCGGCGGCGCATGGAAAGCCAGGGTTTCGGCGAACAAGCAGCACTGGATGCAGGTCTACGTCTCGCCGAACATCAATGCCGCAATCGATCCCGTCACCGGAATCGGTCCGCGCCTGACCAGCAGCATCTCGAAGATCTACAACCCGCGCGACCGCCTGGGCTTCGACGGTCAGGTCAGCGGCGATGTCCGGCTGTTCGGCCGATCGCACGAGGTCATGCTGGGCGCGTCCTATGCCAGCGAGACTGTCAAGAAACCGAAGACGGCGGTGGGAACCGTCGTCCCGGTGGTGCAATCCATCTTCGATGCCGATCCCTGGGCGACGCCGGAACCGGACTTCCCCGAACCCACGCCCACCGGTCGGTATAGCAAGACCGAAGAGACTGGCATCTACGGCGTGGCCCGGCTGAACATCGCTGATCCGCTGAAGATCATCCTCGGCGGGCGACTGAGCACCTACAAGACCGATACGCGCGCCAACCTGACCTCGGCCCATGCGCTGACCAAGGAGAGCAACGTCTTCACCCCTTATGGCGGGATCATTCTCGACGTAAGCCGCAACTGGTCGGTCTATGCCAGTTACGCCGATATCTTCCGGGTCCAGAACACCCTCTACACCGCGGATGGCACGACGCTGGAGCCCGCTGTGGGCGCGAATTACGAGTTCGGCGTCAAGGGCGAGTTCTACGGCGGCAAGCTGAACACCTCTTTCGCGCTATTCCGCATCGTCGAGAGCAACCGCTCGCAGCAGGACCCGGACAACCCGGCACCCTGCGCCGGTTCGCCGACGGGGGATGCCTGTTATGTCGCCGATGGCAAAGTGCGCGGACAGGGCTTCGAAACCGAGATTTCAGGCGAAGTCGTTCCCGGTCTCCAGGTCATCGCAGGCTATACCTATACCGACACGAAATACCTGCGCGATCGCACTGCAACCGGCGCGCCAAGCGCAAACGAGGGGCTCGCGTTCAACACCACCACCCCGAAACACCTGCTTCGGGTCTGGTCGACCTATACCCTGCCGGGCAAGCTGGACCGGCTGACCGTGGGCGGCGGCGTCAACGCGCAGAGCCGCATCT